A single region of the Leishmania panamensis strain MHOM/PA/94/PSC-1 chromosome 23 sequence genome encodes:
- a CDS encoding hypothetical protein (TriTrypDB/GeneDB-style sysID: LpmP.23.0870) has protein sequence MADSSRDGPTSPSWPLYMTMPGQAADADSFYKYPSGGTAPSTVIPSPGAMAAGGSMSTYLSSAPGQLPSAVPLGGAGSFYFSFCGTDGLMIGDTADMNLSTTYANAAATPTFSTSNTTANSHTASLTTPGTTVMNAMQLAGVNLEYFYGIPTPSAPNRAEYAGSSAASNCSSTSDRRMSDRVTAPAPMCASSQPPANSVLPQGGVQKDVLALMAAEQHQQKFMLQQRNIYMSGLPVNFRPSAFRAMCGVFGRIESSKLCMESDDSSRCRGFGFVLFYDVESANSCISSLNGKVMQGRTLQVRRADLSAAPQPLHPVTQRNRTGSCLVSPRMPGQQTAPTDTLPTPATTPFPLYSPHPPAIAQPSTKPGVMSALPFTFATPTGAASPPGSTVHKSVSTTTSFLLGANASVSSSLGATSTPTVVYASNSTMLSNMRGGVPVMQLVTAVPPGSAPAMVPQPPSVMSHTSLSSRDRSTPHTETPSSVESSSAPIGFSASQHLMQLQPPTPQQLPQYAIQFKPQPPMHPPAQPQRPINVCTNMAVYHAMEAVPSAGNLNLNTSAGSSALTRTYSTNGSAMQDYLMGTDPNVSSSNVFYFISQ, from the coding sequence ATGGCAGACAGCTCTAGAGATGGACCTACCTCGCCCAGTTGGCCGCTATACATGACGATGCCCGGTCaagctgctgatgctgatTCCTTCTACAAATACCCCAGCGGAGGGACGGCGCCATCCACTGTGATTCCGTCCCCTGGAGCTATGGCTGCGGGAGGCAGCATGAGCACCTATCTGAGCAGTGCTCCTGGCCAATTGCCAAGCGCAGTGCccctcggcggcgccggctccTTCTATTTCTCGTTCTGCGGCACGGACGGGCTCATGATTGGCGACACAGCTGACATGAACTTGAGCACCACGTacgccaacgccgccgcgacaCCGACCTTCAGCACGAGCAATACCACTGCCAATAGCCATACCGCGAGTCTTACCACGCCTGGTACCACTGTGATGAACGCGATGCAGCTTGCGGGGGTAAACCTAGAGTACTTCTACGGAATCCCGACACCGAGCGCGCCAAACCGCGCTGAATACGCCGGCTCTAGCGCCGCGagcaactgcagcagcaccagcgaccGCCGCATGAGTGATCGTGTGACAGCGCCGGCACCGATGTGCGCTAGCTCGCAACCGCCCGCGAACagcgtgctgccgcagggTGGGGTTCAGAAGGATGTGCTGGCACTCATGGCCGccgagcagcatcagcagaaGTTTATGTTGCAACAGCGCAACATTTATATGTCGGGACTGCCAGTCAACTTCCGCCCTTCTGCATTCCGAGCGATGTGCGGTGTGTTTGGCCGCATCGAGTCCTCGAAACTGTGCATGGAGTCAGATGActccagccgctgccgcggatTTGGGTTTGTGCTCTTCTACGACGTGGAGAGCGCGAATTCGTGCATCTCATCGCTGAACGGCAAGGTAATGCAGGGCCGCAcactgcaggtgcgccgcgccgACCTCTCCGCCGCCCCTCAGCCTCTGCATCCCGTGACGCAGCGCAATCGTACTGGTTCATGTCTGGTGAGTCCGCGGATGCCGGGGCAGCAGACTGCGCCAACCGACACGCTACCCACACCAGCGACgacccccttccctctctacAGCCCGCATCCGCCGGCTATTGCCCAGCCTAGCACGAAACCAGGCGTGATGTCGGCGCTGCCCTTCACGTTCGCCACGCCAActggcgccgcttctccGCCAGGATCGACTGTGCACAAGTCGGTGTCGACCACTACCTCTTTCCTGCTTGGTGCGAACGCGTCGGTGTCCAGCTCGCTTGGCGCCACGTCAACCCCGACAGTGGTGTATGCTTCAAACAGCACGATGCTCTCTAACATGCGAGGAGGTGTGCCTGTGATGCAGTTGGTcacagcggtgccaccgGGTAGTGCGCCGGCAATGGTCCCGCAGCCGCCCTCGGTGATGTCGCACACGTCACTCAGCAGTCGAGACCGCTCTACCCCTCACACCGAAACGCCATCGAGCGTGGAAAGCTCCAGCGCCCCGATCGgtttctccgcctcccaGCATCTAATGCAACTCCAGCCCCCGACACCGCAGCAACTGCCGCAATACGCCATCCAGTTCAAGCCGCAGCCACCGATGCATCCGCCcgcgcagccacagcgaCCGATAAACGTTTGCACGAACATGGCCGTCTACCACGCCATGGAAGCAGTGCCGAGTGCCGGTAACCTTAACCTCAACACAAGCGCTGGTAGCAGCGCGCTGACGAGAACCTACAGCACAAACGGTAGCGCTATGCAAGACTATCTCATGGGCACGGACCCCAATGTGTCTTCCTCCAACGTCTTCTACTTTATTTCTCAATAG